Below is a genomic region from Miscanthus floridulus cultivar M001 chromosome 1, ASM1932011v1, whole genome shotgun sequence.
TGTATAAAATCTGCTCCAAAGTGATCGCTAATCGACTCAGGCTGGTCCTAGATGATATTATCTCTGAGGAGCAATCGACCTTTGTTCCGAGGCGTTTAATCACTGACAATGTGTTGGTGGCCTATGACCATATCCATTAcctgaagaaaaagaaaggcaaAACTGGTGCGTGTGCAGTTAAGCTGGACATGGCAAAGGCTTACGATAGAGTCGAGCGGTGTTACCTCCGCAGCGTCATGCTCAAACTAGGATTCAATTTGAACCTAGTGAAtttgatcatgaaatgtgtggACTGTTAAGCTTTCAGTAAGGGTGAACGGACATATGTCTAACACCTTTTCTCCAACTCGAGGAATTAGACAAGGTGACCCGATGTCTCCCTATTTATTTCTCCTATGTGCTGAAGGGTTATCGAGTTTGCTGAAATTTTTGGAGCCCAATTTCTGGCGAAAGGTGTTCAGGTGGGGATCCATGCTCCTTGGGTCTCCCACTTGCTATTTGCAGACGACTGCCTAGTTTTCACTCAAGCGAGTGATCGCGGAGGGCGGCGTCTTGCGGGCATTCTCAACTCCTACCAGAAAGGCTCTGGTCAGATGGTGAACCTTGCTAAGAGTGCGATCTTTTTTAGCACAAATTGTGACGATGTTGTGAAGGAGGAGATGAAACTCACTACAGAAGCTTTGGGGGAGAAGTACCTTGGGCTCCCCACTGCGGTGGGACATAGTACCACGGAGGCCTTTGAACCTATCTCGACAAAGATACGGGGTCTGGTAGGAGGCTGGAGTGAGAAGTGTCTTAGCAGCGCGGCCAAGGAAGTTCAGATTAAATCGGTGGCTCAAGCAGTTGCCACTTATCCAATGAGTTGTTTCATCCTCTCGGCCAAAACACGAAAGAAAATTACATCGACTATATCGAATTATTGGTGGGGAGGAGCAGCTGAAAACAGAGCTATTCATTGGAGAAGATGGAAGGAACTCACTATGCCAAAGTGCCACGGTGGTATGGGGTTTCGGGATGTAAAGCAATTTAATGTTGCAATGCTTGGCATGCAAGGCTGGCGTCTTATGACATCCCCAGACTCGCTTTGTGCACGTGTACTCAAGGGCAAGTACTACCCTAATGGGGATTTTCTCTCAGCTAAAAATAAGAGGAATTCCTCCCATACTTGGCGTGCACTCTTGACGGGAAAAAAAAGCTCTACAATGCGGCCTGATTCGCCGCATAGGTGATGGGGTTACAACGAATATTTGGCAGGACCGGTGGATCCCAGGAGCTATTGGTGGTAGACCCATTTGCCCAAAATCTGGCGCTTCAGCCATGCACGTTAGCGAGCTGTTATCAGTGGATGGCCGGAGCTGGGATGAAGGGGCTCTTGCTGAAAACCTGCTGTACATGGACGCCCAGGCAGTAAAAAGGATACCGCTGGGGCGACACCGGGAAGACATGTGGGCTTGGTCGGCTGAACGTCATGGCCTGTACACGGTGCGATCAGCCTACCGTCTGCTAATTGAACAAGAGGCTCAGGAGAGGGACCATGGCGAGCAGCGGGCGTCACACTCGGCATCAAAGGATGATCCACACTGGAAAAAACTCTGGGGATGCAAAGTCCCACCAAAAGTTAGGGTGTTCTGGTGGCGGGTCTCTCATGATTTTATCCCGTGCCGTGAGAACCTCCATCGACGACATATTGAACAAGCAGGGACCTACATTTTCTATGGAGCGGAGGATGAGACCACCTTTCATGCCTTGACGAAGTGTTCTTTTGCCCTCAGTTTTTGGGACAGACTGAGACGACTTACAGGGATTAAACTTCCTCGTTTATGTCCTCGGTCTTGGACGAGAGACTTGCTGGAGAATTCACACTGCAAGGAGGAAGATAGAGGAGTAATTCTCTGTGGGATGTGGTCGCTATGGAATAGCAGGAACGACCGGAAACATGAGAAGACGCCGATTGATCCACGATCGGCAATAGACTGGGCAATGGAGGCCTGTTTTCAGCTTGTAGAAGTGTGCCCTTCGGGGAAGATCATCGCGGAGCAAGCGGTAAAATGGCAACCACCGGATCGCGGAACTTTGAAGGTTAATACAGATGGGGCCTTCCTCCCGGGTGTTGAATCAGGCGCAACGGGGGCAGTGCTACGGGACAGCGACGGCAATCTACGCATGGCCTCGGCACGATGGATGCACTTGGTGGGCTCGGCCTTGCTGGCGGAGGCCGAGGCGTTACGTGATGGTGTCTGGCTGATTCCGGTCGGAACGAGAGAGTACATCATCGTGGAGACTGACTCACAGGTTCTAGTTTCCCTCTGGCGCGACAGGGACAAGCATCGATCCGAAGTTGGAGTGATCATGGATGAAGTTGCGGCGTTAGCTGTTTGGAATTTAGGCAATTTTATTATCAGTTTAATCTaaaaaaataacatcagcaggtttgtgacgacatatatgtgcatgtgtatattttttataaacactacagcatgcagagatgacatacgcgtgaatacagtaaaaacacaaagtacagaaATCACATGTATTAGACTGTACTCAGCGGAGGGTCACATGCCGAGGGCATTGGAGGCTCCATTCGATATTAGAGTGCGTtactcgaagtcgcggaccacagtcgatgtagaaagatgttcgtagtgcagtcccacgaacggatcactaggaagaagacgccttgatgttccgcaggcaatcaccgagaagaagatgtacgtggacgagcagtcgcggatcgctccccaaaaacctaaccGCCGCgtaccccgtgcaaggttctctggcggacgagggttccggaggcacctgctctcccactactccgtgcgcgcagatgTACGGGACGGGGAAACCAGAAGGCTGCGGAAGTGTGACTttgagaatcccaggagacggagacggagaggtGCAGAAGCGGAAGAGACAGTAAAGGTTgtaatcagttcgcctccaccatcaaggggagtaactcccgttgttatgtggattaagtggcaaaagactggtcacgcccgcccgctcgctcgTCGCCCGCCTGCtacggcccggccggcggcgacgcgcgcgcgtggcacgcctttatccttttctcatcttctcaatttagatgaataatttccaaccatataagctgagtcagcgttcagtcaaaatctcatatggtattaaaccatacaacacttaatgttacatactatagagttttatttgatttctttaaatattatatgggccaagcccatgtTATATCCAACATTAGCCTCAACTTTCACTAATTTTAGAGTTGTCTTCACAAAAAGAGTAGCGAATTTTGCAACTCATCTTTGCGCTAAGCAAGCTCTTGATTGTAAGCAGAACTTTGTTTGGCTTAGTGccggtttagtttccaaaatttttgcaaaatttttcaagattctccatcacatcgaatctttggatacatgcatgaagcattaaatataaataaaaaataaaactaattacacagtttagacgaaattcacgagacgaatcttttaagcctaattagactatgattggacactaattgccaaataacgacgaacgtgctacagtaccatttcctaaaaaatttcgccaactaaacaaggccttagtgatCCTAGCTTCCTGCAGCAATGCATTGTAATGTTTCTACTTAATCAATGAAGCGAAgtatttcccaaaaaaaaaaaaaaaagagtcacCAGCGAGACAAGAGCACCCACCGAGCAGCATTACAACAGTGTTGTTGAGCGACATCATTTCTTAAGTTTTCCCCAATTGCTATTTTGACTATAAATATCTTTTTTTTAATATCCCCTCTTTATCAATACAAGCTAGGCACAATTCTGCCGGCAGATTTTTTATATTAAGAAAACTCCATGATTAGATCGTCCACCATTTCTCGTGATCCTGGACGTCAGGGCATCGATGCCATCACTCTTTTTGACTCAGAGGTCAAGAATTATATTGCTGGTTGAACCGATCCACGATTGTGGACGTCTTTCCACATCGCCATATTCCAAAGCAGACCGTCGCCGAGACCATGACCGCTGACGAGTGACGACCGGCCCTGCCTCACATGCAGTTCAGTCTGCTGGAAGGAGGTCGCCGGCGGCCGGCTGCTAACCAGCAAGTGCTGATGAGTATATTCATCTTCTCCTTTGGTTGACACTGATGACAGCTATGAAGAACATAACGCCATAAcgttcaccctgttcgcttgagctacttttcagtcatggaaCTATGCATTTctttcacaacatttcagcataagcatcagcataaaagTAGATAGTAGCTAGAACCGTTGGAGGCAATagattttctttttttaaaaaaaaaaagtgagAAGAGATGGGTGAAGATTTACAATCTATGACACATGACCTGACACTAGTATTTCTTTACAAGCGAATTGTCCTTGAACGGGAAAGAACTCAATTCATCCAAGAATCGGCAAAGATTCGTGCATTCCAAACGAAACAACTCAAGCATGGTTCATATGTACACCTCTCTCGTTTAGAGAGCGAAGCAAAGCAATGGAAGAACACTGGAAAGAAGAGTATGTTTGTTCAGTCTCTGACAGCACGCGGAACACCAAGCGATGATCCGTATCAACGACGCAGGACGGGCTTAGTCGGGTCCTCGTGATCGCCGGCGGGGCTGTAGGAGAACACGTCCAGCGGCGCATAGGTACCGTCGATGTCCTCGGGGCCGGACCTGGCGGCGCCCCTGCACTTGTCGAGGAAGAGCACGACGACGGTGATGTCGTCGTGGAAGTGCCGGCGCTGGCCCTTCTCGATGGTCCGGATCTTGTCGTACTTGACCTCCTTCTTCCGCGCCGCCTCCAGCTGGGCGGCCCGCACCAGGCGCATGGCCACGCCCTTCCTCGGGCTGGCCGCCACGACGCCCACCGCAGCCTCGTCGCTGAGCTGCTCCCACAGCCCGTCCGACGCGAAGATGAGGAACCGGTCGCCGGGGCGCAGCTCCCGCGTGGTGATGGACGGCACGGCGCTCATCACGGGGCGGCGCAGCGGGAACGGGCAGAGGGACTGCTGCAGCGCCGGGTTGTTCCTGCAGATGTCGGGCTTCTTGAGGTACACGTCGCCGATGGACCGCGACACCTGGATGATCCCCTTGATCCGCCACACGCCGTGGCTGTTGAGCACGATGTGCGGCTCGTCCGGGTGCATCTCGGCCACCTCGCGCCGCACGTCCTCGTCGGCGACGTTGTGGTCCTGCGACAGCCGCTCCGCCACCACCCGCTTGTTCCCTTTGCCGCCGCGGCGGCCCAGCACGGCGCGCGAGTCGCCGAGGTTGGCCACGTACAGCGTCCCGCCCTCGATGGCGCCCACCAGGCAGCAGGAGCCCACGGACACGATCCTCGGCTGCGACGGCCACGACTTCTGCACCAGGCCTATGAACTCCTCCTCCGTCGCGCCGAACGCCTTCTGGAGCACCTCCGCCGACAGGCCCCCGTTCTCAGCCGCAAAGCCTGCGCAGGGTGTCGACATGTCAGTCAGAAAAACAGGTGCAGTAGTGCAACATGCATATCGAGATCATCTCCAGCAGCGATCGATCGAGCTCACCTTGGATATGGGAGAAGAGGCGCCTGTTGACGAACCGCGCGGCCTCGGGCCCGC
It encodes:
- the LOC136504498 gene encoding probable protein phosphatase 2C 29, with protein sequence MRGLRRWLPFCGGGGCCCCCGEGAGRGGGVTDGLVWDVALKAHASGDYSIAVAQANESLEDQAQVLAAPAATLVGVFDGHGGPEAARFVNRRLFSHIQGFAAENGGLSAEVLQKAFGATEEEFIGLVQKSWPSQPRIVSVGSCCLVGAIEGGTLYVANLGDSRAVLGRRGGKGNKRVVAERLSQDHNVADEDVRREVAEMHPDEPHIVLNSHGVWRIKGIIQVSRSIGDVYLKKPDICRNNPALQQSLCPFPLRRPVMSAVPSITTRELRPGDRFLIFASDGLWEQLSDEAAVGVVAASPRKGVAMRLVRAAQLEAARKKEVKYDKIRTIEKGQRRHFHDDITVVVLFLDKCRGAARSGPEDIDGTYAPLDVFSYSPAGDHEDPTKPVLRR